Below is a window of Herminiimonas arsenicoxydans DNA.
TGTACAGCACGCCGTAAATCTTGCCGATGTGCTTGGAACCGAAGGCATCGCCAGCCAGAGCCGAGAACAGTGAGTACACTTCGCCCCATGCCAGGAACACAACGCCGGACAAGATCAGGAATGCCCATGGGTTATGACCGAAGTAGCCCAGAGCGATAATGCCGAAGCCTTCCAGCGTGAACGCGATGACCATGGTTTTTTCACGGCCGATGTTGTCCGAAATCCAGCCGAACAATGGACGCGAGATACCGTTCATGATGCGATCAAGCATCAGTGCCAGTGGCAATGCTGCCATCACAAAGAAGTACATATCGACTTCGAACTCTTTGACGCCCAGATCTTGTGCGATCACGCCGAGTTGAGCAACAGCCATCATGCCGCCGGTAACAACCAGGATGAACATCAAGAACATCAACCAGAACAGTTTGGTGTTCAGTGCTTCTTTCAGCGTGTAGTCGCGAGTTGCCTGCAGCAGCTTCTGCGATGCAGGAACTTGACCCTTAGCAGGCGAACGCAGGAACCATGCTGCGACAAATGCCAGACCGCCTTGCAACAGACCGAAGAACAGGAATGTTTCTTGGAAGCCGGACGATTCGATCATTGCCGCGATAGGCAGAATCGTTGCAGCGGAACCAGCACCGTAACCACCAGCCGTCAAGCCAACTGCCAGACCACGACGGTCCGGGAACCATTTCAACGCGTTGTTGATACAGGTTGCGTAGATCGAACCGACGCCGATACCACCCAGC
It encodes the following:
- a CDS encoding putative transporter of the major facilitator superfamily (Evidence 3 : Function proposed based on presence of conserved amino acid motif, structural feature or limited homology; Product type pt : putative transporter) — its product is MNAATQTLSGGTSSSTRWWQLVVGVVCMIATANIQYAWTLFVPEIQGTFGWARAEIQIAFTIFVLVQTWLAPIEGYFIDKLGPRLMVAFGAIFIGMAWVVNSQATTLGGFYFGAALGGIGVGSIYATCINNALKWFPDRRGLAVGLTAGGYGAGSAATILPIAAMIESSGFQETFLFFGLLQGGLAFVAAWFLRSPAKGQVPASQKLLQATRDYTLKEALNTKLFWLMFLMFILVVTGGMMAVAQLGVIAQDLGVKEFEVDMYFFVMAALPLALMLDRIMNGISRPLFGWISDNIGREKTMVIAFTLEGFGIIALGYFGHNPWAFLILSGVVFLAWGEVYSLFSALAGDAFGSKHIGKIYGVLYTAKGIGALFVPVGNLMMEATGTWSTVLYTVACMDLTAAVLAIVALRPALAKHVKFSKDLLEKETAAGGKTAAAHA